One Paenibacillus riograndensis SBR5 DNA segment encodes these proteins:
- a CDS encoding AraC family transcriptional regulator → MNVTVEDIPYSKIVYMRQKGPYGMANSQLMEKFKGWVQSNSFTDSMSVILGIAQDNPALVEPENCRYDACLVVPEEYSVNSDEVSAGSISGGSYAVFKIPHTAEAVQKAWVDIFTELANQGLTLDETRPILERYTVELVNRHYCEICVPVQ, encoded by the coding sequence ATGAACGTAACCGTTGAAGACATACCGTACTCTAAAATTGTATACATGAGACAGAAGGGTCCTTATGGAATGGCCAACTCACAGTTAATGGAGAAATTTAAAGGGTGGGTACAATCTAATTCCTTTACTGACAGTATGTCTGTTATCCTCGGGATTGCCCAAGACAATCCTGCCTTGGTGGAACCGGAAAATTGCCGGTACGATGCATGTCTGGTGGTACCTGAGGAATACAGTGTAAATTCTGATGAAGTCAGCGCGGGCAGTATTAGCGGAGGAAGTTATGCGGTATTTAAGATCCCTCATACTGCAGAAGCTGTTCAAAAGGCCTGGGTTGATATATTCACGGAGTTGGCGAATCAGGGGTTAACTCTGGACGAAACAAGACCCATCCTGGAGCGGTATACCGTTGAACTTGTTAATCGTCATTATTGCGAAATTTGTGTGCCTGTTCAATAA
- a CDS encoding serine hydrolase domain-containing protein, giving the protein MTQEQLHTIIQTEAEATGFSGTILVKSGTHAAVSGAYGYASKADTRPNRPDTRYGHASGSKLFTAIAVCQLMEQGKLALDSKIMDILEQAEFPRFSSDITVHHLLTHSSGIPDYFDEETMDDFASLWTTRPMYQLRELKDFLPMFQELPMKFTPGTRFHYNNAGYILLGLLVEKLGGMAFTDYVEQFIFKASGMADSGYFSLDALPTNTAHGYIENEDGTWTTNIYSIPVKGGADGGAFVTAPDMLLLWEGLLQHKLLGPELTALLLAPHIHDDKEEYYGYGVWITKRGGGIYKYHVMGYDPGVSFHSAYYPASGVTTAVLCNHSRGAYRMMRAIEECLNSHTNV; this is encoded by the coding sequence ATGACGCAGGAACAACTTCACACCATCATTCAAACTGAGGCTGAAGCAACGGGCTTTTCGGGAACTATATTAGTAAAAAGCGGCACCCATGCTGCAGTCTCCGGCGCATACGGCTATGCCAGCAAAGCAGACACAAGACCCAACCGTCCGGACACGCGGTATGGCCATGCTTCCGGCTCCAAGCTGTTCACAGCGATTGCCGTCTGCCAGCTGATGGAGCAGGGCAAGCTTGCACTCGACAGCAAAATCATGGATATTCTGGAGCAGGCAGAGTTTCCCCGGTTCAGCAGTGACATTACCGTTCATCACCTGCTGACCCACAGCTCGGGCATTCCCGATTATTTTGATGAAGAGACGATGGATGATTTCGCCTCACTGTGGACCACACGGCCAATGTATCAGTTGCGGGAGCTTAAGGACTTCCTGCCGATGTTCCAGGAGCTGCCGATGAAATTCACGCCAGGTACCAGGTTCCATTACAATAACGCGGGGTACATCCTGCTCGGCTTGCTGGTGGAGAAGCTTGGCGGGATGGCATTCACGGATTATGTGGAGCAGTTTATTTTCAAGGCTAGCGGGATGGCAGACTCGGGGTATTTTTCGTTGGATGCACTCCCCACTAATACGGCCCATGGATATATTGAGAATGAAGACGGAACCTGGACCACCAACATCTACTCTATTCCGGTAAAAGGGGGCGCGGACGGCGGCGCGTTCGTCACTGCTCCTGATATGCTCCTGCTATGGGAAGGGCTGCTTCAGCATAAGCTGCTGGGACCGGAGCTGACTGCCTTGCTGCTTGCCCCTCATATTCATGACGACAAAGAAGAATATTACGGCTACGGGGTGTGGATTACGAAGCGCGGCGGGGGGATTTATAAATATCATGTGATGGGCTACGATCCCGGCGTATCCTTCCACTCCGCTTACTATCCGGCCAGCGGCGTTACCACAGCCGTTCTCTGCAACCACAGCCGGGGCGCATACCGGATGATGCGGGCGATAGAAGAGTGCCTGAACTCCCATACGAATGTATGA